The bacterium sequence GTTCTCGATGTAGGTGATGTCGTAGCCTTTTGTCTTTGAACGCCAGACCGAGGTCTTGCTCTGTTCAAATCGTTCCTTGCAGTCCTCCACATACAGGGCCATCACTCCGCCTGGGTTAAGGTGGCGGCTGGCGTTCTTCAGGGCCTTAAGCAGATCTTCTTTTGTCTGCATGTAGATGATGCCGTCGTTGAAGAAGACCGCGTCAAACTTTTTCTTCAGGTCAAATGACAGCATGTCGCCAACGTGATAATCTGCCCCGGGGTTGAGCTTCTTGGCCTGGGCGATCATCTGCGGGCTCAAATCCACCCCGGTCACGGCAAAGCGCTTTTTAAGCCAGTGGTCGTTCTTGCCGCCGCCGCAGGCGATGTCCAAAATGGTCCTGGCCTTTGGGCAGTGCTTTTTTATAAGGCTGATGAACCGGGCGCTTTCGGGCTGATAGTCTTCCACTTTTTCCCACAGCGGCCAGAGCCAGCTTAGGTCTTGGTACAAACGGTTATTCATTGCTCTTTCTTTTGTCAGTGATGCTGATCGTCATCACTTCGTTAGGAATTATTAATGCAATTCTCAGTGCATGCCTGAGTAATGCACCTTGCTTGACAAACCGAAGGATTCTTCAAATAGACAAGCACGGGGCTGTTCTCAGAATGACATCGAGGGCCTGTCATCCTGAGGAGGCTTTCCTGCTTGACAAACCGAAGGATTCTTCAAATAGACAAGCATGGGGCTGTTCTCAGAATGACATCAATAGGCAGGCGTGGCGACATTCTCAGAATGACAAGTTACTATATCCAACCCTGTTCCTTGTACCACTTGGCGGTCTCGGCGATCCCTTGGGCCAGACCGTACCGGCACTGGAAATCGAAATCCTCCTTTGCTGATTGCGAGGAAACGGTCCAGTATCTTTGCGACATCTCCCGCACTTTCTGCCGGGTAACCATGGCCGGCCGGTTCTGGGCATAGGCTCCCGCTTCGTTGAAAATCGCCGATAGATGTGCCAGCTGCAGGGGGAG is a genomic window containing:
- a CDS encoding class I SAM-dependent methyltransferase, with translation MNNRLYQDLSWLWPLWEKVEDYQPESARFISLIKKHCPKARTILDIACGGGKNDHWLKKRFAVTGVDLSPQMIAQAKKLNPGADYHVGDMLSFDLKKKFDAVFFNDGIIYMQTKEDLLKALKNASRHLNPGGVMALYVEDCKERFEQSKTSVWRSKTKGYDITYIENDHDPDPRDSTYQMAFVYLIRRGKQLRIEHDTHTAGLFTLAQWRRALKQAGFKIIEDRPQKLGDELVQLLVARNTV